In Acholeplasma equirhinis, the following proteins share a genomic window:
- a CDS encoding LemA family protein: protein MNNNNRILLIVGAVLLIFVVIFAGVWIGADTGAVTKRNEVLLRKQSIYTAYLGRYDKVQFYTDAINSADQQILSQITLLTEARVAFAQANNNLNFEQADDQIEVIENTFISLVSYMEQNPSNWTTLGITEDFIQEFSASTNMITNAIETYNEAVTDYHNHIEVIPNRWFLGSYTHVEFYQIPSLSTVIPS from the coding sequence TTGAATAATAATAACCGTATTTTACTCATCGTAGGAGCAGTTTTACTGATTTTTGTAGTTATATTCGCAGGTGTCTGGATTGGTGCAGATACAGGAGCAGTTACTAAACGTAATGAAGTCTTGTTACGAAAGCAATCAATTTATACAGCTTATTTAGGTCGCTATGATAAAGTTCAATTTTATACTGATGCAATTAATTCAGCAGACCAACAAATTCTTTCACAAATTACATTATTAACTGAAGCAAGAGTTGCATTTGCACAAGCAAATAATAATTTAAACTTTGAACAAGCAGACGATCAAATTGAAGTAATAGAAAATACTTTTATTTCACTCGTTTCTTATATGGAACAAAATCCATCTAACTGGACGACTCTTGGTATAACTGAAGATTTCATTCAAGAATTCTCTGCATCTACAAATATGATTACCAATGCAATTGAAACATATAATGAAGCAGTCACTGATTATCATAATCATATAGAAGTTATTCCTAATAGATGGTTTTTAGGATCTTATACACATGTTGAATTTTATCAAATTCCAAGCCTTTCAACAGTTATTCCTTCATAA
- a CDS encoding aspartate kinase gives MSRAVLKFGGSSLATIELMEKVAQRVIRKKEQYDELVVVVSAMGKTTNSLLSLAKSVSKYPNKREVDLLISTGEMVSAALLAMMLQEKGHHAIALTGFQAGISTKGVHTKNKIADINVSNIESKLKEGNIIIVAGFQGLNQDGEITTLGRGGSDTTAVAIGAKLKCIAEIYTDVTGIYGVDPRIYPNAKQLLEIDYEEMKEMAFLGAKVMEPRSIDIAQNFGVTVYVASAHTDEIGTYIKEKDSKMEEKKVTGIAVSDKVVMVTIRKIPYQSKTTADLFRELAKNEINVDIINQNPSVNGTMNIAFTAHVDDLDAINEVLDNFKKLYPKATIEQASGLVKISLIGSAMRTQSGIAAEAFELLAEHGLEFRLVTTSEISISYTFDKTYKTKVVQLFAEHFNV, from the coding sequence ATGAGTAGAGCGGTTTTGAAATTTGGTGGTTCAAGTTTAGCAACGATTGAACTGATGGAAAAAGTTGCACAAAGGGTCATTAGAAAAAAAGAACAATATGATGAATTAGTTGTTGTCGTTTCCGCAATGGGCAAAACAACTAATTCACTTCTATCACTTGCAAAATCTGTTTCTAAATATCCGAATAAACGTGAAGTTGATTTATTAATTTCAACAGGTGAAATGGTTTCTGCAGCATTGCTAGCTATGATGTTGCAAGAAAAAGGACATCATGCAATCGCATTAACTGGTTTCCAAGCGGGTATTTCAACTAAAGGTGTACATACAAAAAATAAAATAGCAGATATTAATGTATCAAATATTGAATCAAAACTTAAAGAAGGTAACATTATCATCGTAGCTGGTTTTCAAGGGCTTAATCAAGATGGTGAAATTACAACACTTGGTCGTGGTGGGTCTGATACAACTGCAGTTGCAATTGGTGCTAAATTAAAATGTATTGCAGAAATATATACAGATGTAACAGGTATTTATGGGGTTGATCCACGTATTTATCCAAATGCAAAACAACTTCTTGAAATTGATTATGAAGAAATGAAAGAAATGGCTTTCTTAGGTGCTAAAGTCATGGAACCTAGATCAATTGATATCGCACAAAATTTTGGTGTAACAGTATATGTTGCATCTGCACATACCGATGAAATCGGTACTTATATTAAGGAGAAAGATTCAAAGATGGAAGAGAAAAAAGTTACTGGTATTGCAGTTTCAGACAAAGTTGTGATGGTAACAATTAGAAAAATACCTTATCAATCAAAAACTACTGCAGATTTATTTAGAGAACTTGCTAAAAATGAAATCAACGTTGATATTATTAACCAAAACCCTTCAGTGAATGGCACAATGAATATTGCATTTACAGCACACGTTGATGACTTAGATGCAATTAATGAAGTACTTGATAACTTTAAAAAATTATATCCGAAAGCAACGATTGAACAAGCAAGTGGCTTAGTGAAAATTTCACTGATTGGTTCTGCAATGCGTACACAATCAGGGATTGCTGCTGAAGCATTCGAACTTTTAGCGGAACACGGATTAGAATTTAGATTGGTTACAACATCTGAAATTTCAATTTCATATACTT
- the lysA gene encoding diaminopimelate decarboxylase — MTKIGGVTLEQLKNTYQTPLYIFDEDKIREQCQTFKKHFKHPELKTDVIYASKAFLTIGMAELIHSEGLWLDCVSQGEVYTALKAGFPSEHIALHGNNKTKEELDVALQFKIGVIVLDNPYEADMLMELVNEKHIPKVMLRINPGIDAHTHDYIKTSLLDSKFGLSIQDPSVISMIEKLVKHPFVNFLGTHSHIGSQILEENSFYDHVRTVLEFYASIKEKTGINLTEVNFGGGFGIKYLESDARLDLKNVLPKMLEEVYQIKTRLNLAVEKVYIEPGRSIVGEAGYTLYTINQVKTTINGKNYMFIDGSMNDHIRTALYQAKYDALVFGKEDLKKNRLYTVAGKACESGDIIIHDILLPEVKPNDLLLVKSTGAYHYSMASHYNRLTIPAVVFVKDGKSKVIVKRESFMDLLSHDEHLV, encoded by the coding sequence ATGACAAAAATTGGTGGCGTCACGCTAGAACAACTTAAAAATACTTATCAAACACCGCTTTATATTTTTGATGAAGATAAAATCAGAGAACAATGCCAAACATTTAAAAAACATTTCAAACATCCTGAGTTAAAGACGGATGTTATTTATGCATCTAAAGCTTTTTTAACAATTGGAATGGCAGAATTAATTCATTCAGAAGGGCTTTGGTTAGATTGTGTATCTCAAGGTGAAGTATATACTGCATTAAAAGCTGGTTTTCCAAGTGAACATATTGCCTTACATGGAAACAATAAAACAAAAGAAGAATTAGATGTAGCACTTCAATTCAAAATAGGTGTTATTGTACTGGATAATCCATATGAAGCTGATATGTTAATGGAATTAGTGAATGAAAAACATATTCCAAAGGTAATGTTAAGAATTAATCCGGGTATTGATGCACATACCCATGATTACATTAAAACATCTTTACTTGATTCTAAATTTGGTTTATCTATTCAAGATCCAAGTGTAATTTCAATGATTGAGAAATTAGTTAAACATCCATTTGTTAATTTTTTAGGAACACATTCACATATCGGTTCACAAATTTTAGAAGAAAATTCATTTTATGATCATGTGCGAACAGTGTTAGAATTTTACGCATCTATTAAAGAAAAAACTGGAATCAATTTAACAGAAGTAAATTTTGGTGGTGGATTTGGAATTAAGTATTTAGAATCTGATGCAAGATTAGATTTGAAGAATGTGCTTCCAAAAATGCTTGAAGAAGTTTATCAAATAAAGACAAGATTAAATTTAGCAGTTGAAAAAGTATATATTGAACCTGGTAGATCAATTGTTGGTGAAGCAGGGTATACACTTTATACAATTAATCAAGTAAAAACAACAATTAATGGTAAAAACTATATGTTTATTGATGGTTCTATGAATGATCATATTAGAACAGCACTTTATCAAGCTAAATATGACGCTTTAGTTTTTGGCAAAGAAGATTTAAAAAAGAACAGATTATATACAGTAGCAGGTAAAGCATGTGAAAGTGGGGATATCATCATTCATGATATTTTACTGCCCGAAGTTAAACCTAATGATTTATTACTTGTTAAATCTACTGGAGCGTATCATTATTCAATGGCATCGCATTACAACCGTTTAACGATACCTGCAGTGGTATTTGTTAAAGATGGTAAATCAAAAGTGATTGTTAAAAGAGAAAGTTTCATGGATTTATTAAGCCATGATGAGCATTTAGTATGA